The following are from one region of the Silene latifolia isolate original U9 population chromosome 9, ASM4854445v1, whole genome shotgun sequence genome:
- the LOC141601729 gene encoding uncharacterized protein LOC141601729 yields MVFVRGDVPSMLAVQQALASFASVSGLHANVDKTQIYFGGVAQEVREAILTTTGFSEGSFPFRYLGLPLGPSRYSVSMFDSLILKIQTKLQHWSVKSLTYAGKAQLLDAVIFGIENFWCSSVLPPKTVLQQINHLSRNFFWGIKDGERKMQFKSWNAICAPWNNGGFNIKNVQVWNIALMLQWIWKFSNGSNSLWVNWHKKYVLKTNTIWSLTSKDQFSSSFKGILVTRDVFLTKSGSSQAAEGLLDSWVASGKLTISKIYEFLLATPQQEDWFSVFFHQSIVPSHRVVAILAAQRRLATVDNLHHRGLQFVSRCSLCKHDLDTHQHLFFSCPFSQEV; encoded by the coding sequence atgGTGTTTGTTCGTGGGGATGTGCCTTCAATGTTGGCTGTTCAGCAAGCTTTGGCTTCCTTTGCTTCTGTTTCTGGTCTTCATGCTAATGTGGATAAAACTCAAATATATTTTGGTGGGGTTGCTCAGGAGGTCAGAGAAGCTATTCTGACTACTACTGGTTTTTCTGAAGGAAGCTTTCCTTTTCGTTATCTGGGGTTGCCTCTTGGTCCTTCTAGATACTCTGTGAGTATGTTTGATTCTTTGATTCTTAAGATTCAGACTAAGCTGCAGCATTGGTCAGTTAAGTCTCTTACTTATGCTGGTAAAGCTCAACTACTGGATGCTGTAATTTTTGGAATTGAGAACTTTTGGTGTTCAAGTGTTCTACCGCCTAAAACTGTGCTGCAACAGATTAATCACTTAAGTAGGAATTTTTTCTGGGGCATTAAGGATGGGGAGAGAAAGATGCAGTTTAAAAGTTGGAATGCTATTTGTGCTCCTTGGAATAATGGAGGTTTTAACATAAAGAATGTGCAAGTGTGGAATATTGCTTTGATGCTTCAATGGATATGGAAGTTCTCTAATGGTTCTAATAGTCTGTGGGTTAATTGGCATAAGAAGTATGTTCTGAAAACTAATACCATTTGGTCTCTTACTTCCAAAGATCAGTTTTCTTCTAGTTTCAAAGGAATTTTGGTTACCAGGGATGTCTTTCTTACTAAATCAGGCTCTAGCCAAGCTGCTGAGGGCCTGCTTGACTCCTGGGTTGCAAGTGGAAAACTTACTATAAGTAAAATTTATGAGTTTTTGCTTGCTACTCCTCAGCAGGAGGACTGGTTTTCTGTCTTTTTTCATCAAAGCATTGTCCCTAGTCATAGGGTGGTTGCCATTCTTGCTGCTCAAAGAAGGTTGGCAACAGTGGATAATTTGCACCATAGGGGCCTCCAATTTGTCAGCAGATGCAGTCTTTGTAAGCATGATCTGGACACTCATCAGCATTTGTTTTTCAGCTGCCCTTTTTCTCAGGAAGTCTAG